In Vicia villosa cultivar HV-30 ecotype Madison, WI unplaced genomic scaffold, Vvil1.0 ctg.000197F_1_1, whole genome shotgun sequence, one genomic interval encodes:
- the LOC131625251 gene encoding uncharacterized protein LOC131625251 — protein MNSDGDRRNSEEVDISIALRKVTTGDQNRNIDPPSSSSSDVWDELDAVSPESYCLWTPKSPISSPMASPIKCKKSNSTGSSSNSTSSKRWKFLSLLRRCKSDGKESMILVTPSLEFKKEAKVENSKVKSGGKGSVEKNIAKVVGRKVPVAERKVPAAVTAMEAFYLRKKENNRNSYLPYKQELIGFGVGFHANIGTV, from the coding sequence atgaattccgaCGGCGACAGAAGGAATTCCGAAGAGGTGGATATTTCGATTGCGTTACGGAAAGTAACCACTGGAGATCAGAATCGGAATATTGATCCTCCATCGTCGTCTTCGTCTGACGTGTGGGACGAACTTGATGCGGTTTCGCCGGAGTCGTATTGCTTGTGGACACCTAAATCTCCGATATCATCACCGATGGCTTCTCCGATCAAATGCAAGAAAAGCAATTCAACTGGTTCGTCTTCGAATTCCACGTCATCGAAGCGATGGAAGTTTCTGAGTTTACTCCGGCGTTGTAAAAGCGACGGAAAAGAATCGATGATTCTCGTAACTCCGTCATTAGAGTTTAAGAAGGAAGCGAAAGTAGAGAATTCAAAGGTGAAAAGCGGTGGAAAAGGAAGCGTAGAGAAGAACATTGCGAAAGTGGTGGGAAGAAAGGTTCCGGTAGCGGAGAGGAAAGTTCCGGCAGCGGTAACGGCAATGGAAGCGTTTtatctaagaaagaaagagaataatagaaaCTCATATTTACCGTATAAGCAAGAGTTAATTGGCTTTGGTGTTGGTTTTCATGCTAATATTGGAACTGTTTGA